A single window of Labeo rohita strain BAU-BD-2019 chromosome 4, IGBB_LRoh.1.0, whole genome shotgun sequence DNA harbors:
- the slco1e1 gene encoding solute carrier organic anion transporter family member 1C1 isoform X1, with protein sequence MSEPTAEDDGKPTSQQELCIPEKEAPKDPSCSSLKTFIVALSFACFSKTLCGTYMKSAITQIERRFDLSSSVVGLIDGSFEMGNLLFLAVVSHFGARLHRPKLIGMGCFLMAFGAALTGLPHFFMGRYKYDTVIQSSLNKTVSISPCQYPMVLNDYSNVHTQPSNNIGTDCVKDPGSSMWIYVFLGNALRGIGETPVTPLGISYIDDFAKAENSAFYISCLQTIMLLGPMFGFLLGSMCAKLYVDIGFVSVDSVTIAPQDARWVGAWWLGFFVSSAVLVLAGVPFWFLPRSLPTQGEEGKENSAVEQSNKEHSVLPNTHSMKLADIAKGFLPSLKKLLCTPAYFLLLCGIVLKFNSFIGLLTFKAKYMEQQFGQSASRANFLIGVLILPVVAVGIFLGGLLMKRYKLSVVAGAQLSFITSFTAFLLLLLHFGTKCDNVPVAGLTVSYNGTPKISHDERSLMSPCNLDCSCSTSEWDPVCSDSGITYVSPCLAGCTTSTGQGKNTVFHNCSCVLTPSPVEGSRSVSLGQCPRGPACTRSFTSYMAVSVLSSFINSLGTTPGYMITIRCITPELKSLALGIQTLVMRTLGGIPAPVYFGALIDSTCLKWGIKSCGGRGACRMYDSDMYRVIFLSLTTCLSGCSYFFIIAVIVLLRKQFKKEVVKALQETASKQNETELQPPEMCHPDGSTDTSPREKNRKHQY encoded by the exons ATGTCTGAGCCTACTGCAGAGGACGATGGTAAGCCAACCAGCCAACAAGAACTTTGCATTCCAGAAAAAGAGGCCCCAAAGGACCCTAGCTGCTCCAGTCTAAAG ACTTTTATTGTGGCCCTTTCCTTCGCCTGCTTCTCCAAAACTCTGTGTGGGACCTACATGAAAAGCGCCATCACTCAGATAGAGAGGAGATTTGACCTTTCCAGCTCTGTCGTGGGCCTCATTGATGGAAGTTTTGAGATGG GTAACTTGCTCTTTTTGGCAGTGGTTAGCCATTTTGGGGCAAGACTACACAGGCCGAAACTCATAGGGATGGGTTGTTTCCTCATGGCCTTTGGCGCAGCTCTTACTGGACTGCCACACTTTTTTATGGGGCG ATACAAGTATGACACAGTAATACAAAGCTCTTTAAACAAAACTGTCAGTATATCTCCTTGTCAGTATCCCATGGTTCTAAATGATTACTCAAATGTGCACACTCAGCCTTCTAATAACATTGGAACAG ATTGTGTGAAAGACCCTGGATCTAGTATGTGGATCTATGTATTCTTGGGTAATGCTCTCAGAGGAATCGGAGAGACACCAGTCACACCGCTCGGCATATCTTATATCGATGACTTTGCAAAAGCAGAAAACTcagcattttacattt CGTGTCTTCAGACCATTATGCTTCTTGGTCCCATGTTTGGATTCTTACTGGGCTCCATGTGTGCCAAACTCTATGTGGATATTGGATTTGTCAGTGTTG ATAGTGTGACCATCGCTCCACAGGATGCACGCTGGGTGGGTGCTTGGTGGCTGGGCTTCTTTGTATCATCTGCCGTCTTAGTACTTGCTGGTGTTCCTTTTTGGTTCCTGCCAAGGTCTTTACCGACACAAGGAGAGGAAGGGAAGGAGAACTCTGCTGTGGAGCAGAGCAACAAGGAGCACTCTGTCCTCCCAAACACGCACTCAATGAAACTTGCTGACATCGCAAAAG GATTCCTTCCTTCCCTGAAAAAACTCCTGTGCACTCCTGCGTACTTCCTGTTGCTGTGTGGAATTGTTTTGAAGTTCAACTCTTTCATCGGCTTGCTCACCTTCAAAGCCAAATACATGGAGCAACAGTTTGGCCAGTCTGCATCAAGAGCAAACTTCCTTATTG GTGTCCTGATCCTGCCTGTGGTTGCTGTGGGAATATTCTTGGGTGGTTTGTTAATGAAAAGATACAAGTTGAGCGTTGTGGCAGGGGCTCAGCTCTCCTTCATCACCTCCTTTACAGCcttccttctcctcctcctccattTCGGCACAAAGTGTGACAATGTGCCTGTGGCAGGGCTCACTGTGTCCTACAATGG GACCCCTAAAATATCACATGATGAGCGCTCACTTATGTCTCCGTGTAATCTGGACTGTTCCTGCTCTACATCAGAATGGGATCCCGTGTGCTCTGACAGTGGCATTACATATGTATCGCCCTGTTTGGCAGGATGCACCACCTCCACAGGACAAGGCAAAAACACG GTTTTTCACAACTGCAGTTGTGTCTTAACCCCGTCACCAGTAGAGGGCAGCAGATCTGTGTCTTTGGGCCAGTGTCCACGTGGGCCAGCATGTACCCGGAGTTTTACCTCTTACATGGCGGTATCTGTCCTCAGCTCCTTCATCAACTCTCTGGGCACTACTCCTGGATACATGATCACTATACG ATGCATAACACCTGAGCTGAAGTCACTGGCACTGGGTATTCAAACTCTTGTGATGCGAACACTAG gTGGTATTCCTGCTCCTGTATATTTTGGAGCTCTCATTGACTCAACGTGTTTAAAATGGGGAATAAAGAGCTGCGGGGGCAGAGGAGCCTGTCGTATGTACGACTCAGATATGTACAG AGTGATCTTCTTGAGCCTGACTACGTGTTTAAGTGGATGTTCCTACTTCTTCATCATTGCTGTCATTGTGCTTCTGCGgaagcaatttaaaaaagaagttGTTAAAGCATTACAGGAAACAGCCAGCAAGCAAAATGAAACCGAACTTCAGCCTCCAGAGATGTGCCATCCTGATGGATCCACTGATACTAGCCccagagaaaaaaacagaaagcacCAATACTGA
- the slco1e1 gene encoding solute carrier organic anion transporter family member 1C1 isoform X2: MGCFLMAFGAALTGLPHFFMGRYKYDTVIQSSLNKTVSISPCQYPMVLNDYSNVHTQPSNNIGTDCVKDPGSSMWIYVFLGNALRGIGETPVTPLGISYIDDFAKAENSAFYISCLQTIMLLGPMFGFLLGSMCAKLYVDIGFVSVDSVTIAPQDARWVGAWWLGFFVSSAVLVLAGVPFWFLPRSLPTQGEEGKENSAVEQSNKEHSVLPNTHSMKLADIAKGFLPSLKKLLCTPAYFLLLCGIVLKFNSFIGLLTFKAKYMEQQFGQSASRANFLIGVLILPVVAVGIFLGGLLMKRYKLSVVAGAQLSFITSFTAFLLLLLHFGTKCDNVPVAGLTVSYNGTPKISHDERSLMSPCNLDCSCSTSEWDPVCSDSGITYVSPCLAGCTTSTGQGKNTVFHNCSCVLTPSPVEGSRSVSLGQCPRGPACTRSFTSYMAVSVLSSFINSLGTTPGYMITIRCITPELKSLALGIQTLVMRTLGGIPAPVYFGALIDSTCLKWGIKSCGGRGACRMYDSDMYRVIFLSLTTCLSGCSYFFIIAVIVLLRKQFKKEVVKALQETASKQNETELQPPEMCHPDGSTDTSPREKNRKHQY, encoded by the exons ATGGGTTGTTTCCTCATGGCCTTTGGCGCAGCTCTTACTGGACTGCCACACTTTTTTATGGGGCG ATACAAGTATGACACAGTAATACAAAGCTCTTTAAACAAAACTGTCAGTATATCTCCTTGTCAGTATCCCATGGTTCTAAATGATTACTCAAATGTGCACACTCAGCCTTCTAATAACATTGGAACAG ATTGTGTGAAAGACCCTGGATCTAGTATGTGGATCTATGTATTCTTGGGTAATGCTCTCAGAGGAATCGGAGAGACACCAGTCACACCGCTCGGCATATCTTATATCGATGACTTTGCAAAAGCAGAAAACTcagcattttacattt CGTGTCTTCAGACCATTATGCTTCTTGGTCCCATGTTTGGATTCTTACTGGGCTCCATGTGTGCCAAACTCTATGTGGATATTGGATTTGTCAGTGTTG ATAGTGTGACCATCGCTCCACAGGATGCACGCTGGGTGGGTGCTTGGTGGCTGGGCTTCTTTGTATCATCTGCCGTCTTAGTACTTGCTGGTGTTCCTTTTTGGTTCCTGCCAAGGTCTTTACCGACACAAGGAGAGGAAGGGAAGGAGAACTCTGCTGTGGAGCAGAGCAACAAGGAGCACTCTGTCCTCCCAAACACGCACTCAATGAAACTTGCTGACATCGCAAAAG GATTCCTTCCTTCCCTGAAAAAACTCCTGTGCACTCCTGCGTACTTCCTGTTGCTGTGTGGAATTGTTTTGAAGTTCAACTCTTTCATCGGCTTGCTCACCTTCAAAGCCAAATACATGGAGCAACAGTTTGGCCAGTCTGCATCAAGAGCAAACTTCCTTATTG GTGTCCTGATCCTGCCTGTGGTTGCTGTGGGAATATTCTTGGGTGGTTTGTTAATGAAAAGATACAAGTTGAGCGTTGTGGCAGGGGCTCAGCTCTCCTTCATCACCTCCTTTACAGCcttccttctcctcctcctccattTCGGCACAAAGTGTGACAATGTGCCTGTGGCAGGGCTCACTGTGTCCTACAATGG GACCCCTAAAATATCACATGATGAGCGCTCACTTATGTCTCCGTGTAATCTGGACTGTTCCTGCTCTACATCAGAATGGGATCCCGTGTGCTCTGACAGTGGCATTACATATGTATCGCCCTGTTTGGCAGGATGCACCACCTCCACAGGACAAGGCAAAAACACG GTTTTTCACAACTGCAGTTGTGTCTTAACCCCGTCACCAGTAGAGGGCAGCAGATCTGTGTCTTTGGGCCAGTGTCCACGTGGGCCAGCATGTACCCGGAGTTTTACCTCTTACATGGCGGTATCTGTCCTCAGCTCCTTCATCAACTCTCTGGGCACTACTCCTGGATACATGATCACTATACG ATGCATAACACCTGAGCTGAAGTCACTGGCACTGGGTATTCAAACTCTTGTGATGCGAACACTAG gTGGTATTCCTGCTCCTGTATATTTTGGAGCTCTCATTGACTCAACGTGTTTAAAATGGGGAATAAAGAGCTGCGGGGGCAGAGGAGCCTGTCGTATGTACGACTCAGATATGTACAG AGTGATCTTCTTGAGCCTGACTACGTGTTTAAGTGGATGTTCCTACTTCTTCATCATTGCTGTCATTGTGCTTCTGCGgaagcaatttaaaaaagaagttGTTAAAGCATTACAGGAAACAGCCAGCAAGCAAAATGAAACCGAACTTCAGCCTCCAGAGATGTGCCATCCTGATGGATCCACTGATACTAGCCccagagaaaaaaacagaaagcacCAATACTGA
- the LOC127163702 gene encoding solute carrier organic anion transporter family member 1C1-like, which translates to MTMDGSPDRFIESRLTEYPGRNQETPQAKSCSPTLKIFVGLLAFCHFTKSLTSAYTKSTITQIERRFEIPSSTIGIIDGSFEMGSLLVITVSYFGGKFHRPKIIAAGVLLMGIGTLLMALPHFIMDRYKYDTAATHTNDAGNFTVSSTCSSHTQDTVQQLVSGCLKREAKSSLMWVIVLFGIGEASIGPLGMSFIDDYARPENSAFYIGCLHTLGVIGPLFGYSLGSLCASLYVNIGSVNQESVTITPEDSRWVGAWWLGYMVSGLLTLLAPLPLWFLPRALPENPQTSKQDHPSSQHKHTLCIPEIAKDFGSSLKHLLTNGIFLLYLGYSVLSFNAFTIFITYTPKYLEQQFGQSASKTNFLIGVMSSPAVALGIFLSGWKMKRFKLSLLGSARLMFFASVTSLVCTIPYFAFSCENLDVAGVTVPYQGFIEVQDTSHDFLTSCNANCGCTDFQWDPVCGQNGVTYISPCHAGCNSTLGAGQNMTFHGCSCIQSRGLTSGNSSAVLGQCSRESNCTKMFYIYLALQFFTLFVYSLGTTPFFFITMRIVDPALKSLSMGIFLLVLRVFGAVPASIFFGALIDSTCLKWGQKKCGGSGACRIYDIEIFRYLFLGLVSALWAFSYTLLWIVVTQIKRKVRNNKQMSKDTELQQPVLCDPEQENTLQ; encoded by the exons ATGACAATGGATGGCAGCCCAGACAGGTTCATTGAGTCCAGACTAACCGAGTATCCAGGCCGTAATCAGGAAACACCTCAAGCCAAATCCTGTTCTCCAACTCTGAAG ATCTTCGTTGGTTTACTCGCCTTCTGTCATTTCACAAAATCCCTGACAAGTGCTTACACCAAAAGTACCATCACTCAGATTGAGAGGCGGTTTGAGATCCCAAGCTCCACTATTGGCATCATTGATGGCAGCTTTGAAATGG GTAGTCTGTTGGTCATTACTGTTAGCTACTTTGGCGGTAAGTTTCACAGGCCCAAGATCATTGCAGCAGGAGTCCTGTTGATGGGTATCGGGACACTATTAATGGCTTTACCTCACTTCATCATGGACCG GTACAAGTACGATACAGCTGCCACCCATACTAATGATGCTGGTAATTTCACAGTGAGCTCTACATGCTCTTCTCACACCCAGGATACTGTTCAGCAGCTTGTTTCCG GGTGTCTAAAAAGGGAAGCAAAAAGCTCACTTATGTGGGTGATTGTACTGTTTGGAATTGGGGAAGCCAGCATCGGCCCTCTGGGAATGTCATTCATAGATGATTATGCACGCCCAGAAAACTCAGCTTTTTACATTG GTTGTCTGCACACACTTGGAGTGATTGGGCCACTTTTTGGTTACTCACTTGGATCTCTGTGCGCTAGTCTCTATGTGAACATTGGCTCAGTGAATCAAG agaGTGTGACTATCACCCCAGAGGACTCTCGCTGGGTTGGAGCCTGGTGGTTGGGTTATATGGTTTCTGGGCTGTTGACTCTTCTTGCTCCTTTGCCTCTCTGGTTCCTGCCAAGAGCTCTACCTGAAAATCCCCAAACCTCTAAACAAGACCATCCCTCAagccaacacaaacacacactctgcATTCCAGAGATAGCCAA AGATTTTGGGTCATCTCTAAAGCATCTGCTCACCAATGGGATCTTTCTCCTGTACCTGGGTTACAGTGTATTGTCATTCAATGCCTTTACCATTTTTATAACATACACACCAAAGTATTTGGAGCAGCAGTTTGGACAAAGCGCATCCAAGACCAATTTTCTCATAG GAGTGATGTCTAGTCCGGCAGTGGCTCTGGGTATTTTCCTGAGTGGTTGGAAAATGAAGAGGTTTAAACTTAGTCTGCTGGGATCTGCAAGACTGATGTTCTTCGCCTCTGTAACCTCATTGGTTTGCACCATACCTTACTTTGCTTTCAGCTGTGAAAACTTAGATGTTGCTGGGGTCACAGTGCCCTATCAagg ATTTATTGAAGTTCAAGATACAAGCCATGATTTCCTCACTTCTTGCAATGCTAACTGTGGATGTACTGACTTCCAGTGGGATCCAGTGTGTGGACAGAACGGAGTGACCTACATCTCTCCTTGTCACGCTGGCTGCAATTCCACTCTGGGCGCAGGACAGAATATG ACATTCCATGGCTGTTCATGTATCCAGAGCCGGGGACTGACTTCTGGGAACTCCTCTGCAGTGCTTGGACAGTGTTCACGAGAGAGTAACTGCACTAAAATGTTCTACATCTATCTGGCACTGCAATTTTTTACCTTGTTTGTGTACTCTCTGGGCACTACTCCCTTCTTCTTCATCACAATGAg GATTGTGGATCCTGCGCTGAAGTCTCTCTCAATGGGCATATTTCTGTTAGTTTTGAGAGTTTTTG GTGCTGTTCCTGCTTCGATTTTCTTTGGTGCTCTTATTGACTCTACCTGTCTGAAATGGGGCCAGAAGAAATGCGGCGGAAGTGGTGCGTGCAGAATCTATGACATTGAAATTTTCAG